One part of the Tunicatimonas pelagia genome encodes these proteins:
- a CDS encoding J domain-containing protein, translated as MRNYYLEILELSPEATEKDIKSAYRRLSKQYHPDRNPGEDTSERFIEITQAYNYLTDTKKYTYARATTYQKSEDSGREQWRQEAQARVRQQRQEEAIARETLIRKLLSYFNFAAIALLIFNGLLAIDYLLPRKAHPQQSLRVEKVFESSRYQGRTQSYQYDDLHFEDFTLRIDKGQIKSDDFFDEAVVLATSIFGKPQAALLTADGQTTRYEPIYSVYTFFGFIIPAMLLLLGLYWLVIKSSDQRLSLAILMLVISIIQALLFIIV; from the coding sequence ATGCGTAACTACTACTTAGAAATTCTAGAACTTTCCCCAGAAGCTACTGAGAAAGACATTAAGTCCGCCTACCGTCGCCTTTCCAAACAGTACCATCCCGACCGAAATCCTGGGGAAGATACCTCAGAAAGATTTATTGAAATCACCCAGGCTTATAATTACCTAACTGACACTAAGAAATATACTTACGCCAGAGCAACTACTTACCAAAAATCTGAAGATTCGGGGCGGGAGCAATGGCGGCAAGAAGCTCAGGCTCGGGTTCGGCAGCAACGACAAGAAGAAGCCATCGCTCGGGAAACCCTTATTCGCAAGTTGCTGTCGTACTTTAACTTCGCGGCAATAGCCTTACTAATTTTTAACGGATTACTGGCAATTGACTACCTACTGCCCCGAAAAGCACACCCGCAGCAGTCGCTAAGGGTAGAAAAAGTCTTTGAATCGTCGAGATACCAAGGCAGAACCCAATCGTACCAGTACGATGATTTGCACTTTGAGGATTTTACACTGCGTATTGATAAAGGACAAATTAAATCTGACGATTTTTTTGACGAAGCGGTAGTACTGGCTACCAGTATTTTTGGTAAGCCCCAAGCTGCTTTACTTACTGCCGATGGACAAACCACTCGTTATGAGCCTATCTACAGTGTTTATACTTTTTTTGGCTTTATTATTCCCGCTATGCTTCTACTGTTGGGGCTGTATTGGTTGGTGATAAAATCGTCTGACCAACGGCTTTCATTAGCTATTTTAATGCTCGTTATATCCATCATTCAAGCCTTGCTTTTCATCATTGTGTAG
- the vapC gene encoding type II toxin-antitoxin system tRNA(fMet)-specific endonuclease VapC, whose protein sequence is MKYILDTNICIYIIKKKPTQVFEKFKDLPLGSVGISSITLAELAYGVNKSVQSKKNQIALNQFLIPLDILEFDTNVAIEYGKIRAELEKAGTPIGPLDMLIASHVKSLDLTIVTNNEKEFKRVAGLKVENWTR, encoded by the coding sequence ATGAAATACATCCTTGATACAAATATCTGCATCTACATTATTAAGAAAAAGCCAACACAGGTTTTCGAGAAGTTTAAGGACTTACCTTTGGGTAGTGTCGGGATTTCATCTATAACTTTAGCTGAATTGGCCTATGGAGTAAACAAGAGCGTTCAATCCAAGAAGAATCAAATTGCATTAAATCAGTTTTTAATTCCGCTCGATATTCTTGAGTTTGATACAAATGTAGCCATAGAATATGGAAAGATCAGAGCAGAATTAGAAAAAGCAGGAACCCCGATTGGTCCTTTAGATATGTTAATTGCGTCTCATGTAAAGAGCCTGGACTTGACTATCGTAACCAATAATGAGAAAGAGTTTAAAAGAGTAGCTGGACTCAAGGTAGAGAATTGGACAAGATAA
- a CDS encoding antitoxin — protein sequence MAFEAIDIQDISGFQSIKIPDNFKINDDKVYLKKVGNALYIIPFHDPWQNLIDSVDEFSQDFMSDREQPTDQVRESFD from the coding sequence ATGGCATTCGAGGCAATAGATATACAAGATATTTCAGGATTTCAATCCATTAAAATTCCCGATAATTTCAAGATTAACGACGATAAAGTTTATCTTAAGAAAGTAGGGAATGCTTTATACATCATTCCATTTCATGATCCGTGGCAAAATTTAATTGATAGTGTTGATGAGTTTAGTCAGGATTTTATGAGTGACCGAGAACAACCCACCGATCAGGTCAGAGAATCATTTGACTGA
- a CDS encoding transglutaminase-like domain-containing protein yields MVTYRIRYEAGNSYQHVVQEALFEFLVLPCENNTQAIKEVEITNSLNRPVFRAKNSFGYDILCFRVDEPFIYLGFTAACLVEKQENILPSVEESLSQEEEQQVLRSEDFLVDHYLHIMPTDLTRLPEGQIPETLLYQKDQPLFSYVNYLNQSIYGMMEYQSGVTTFTTPATKVLANPRGVCQDYTHLMLGILRQQKFPCRYVSGYLNQDKGQAMMGSAQTHAWLEAFVPNIGWVGFDPTNNRMTDEHHIKIADGLDYRDCSPLKGHIRPGVENQTNHIVHVVEQ; encoded by the coding sequence ATGGTCACGTACCGTATCCGCTACGAAGCGGGAAACTCTTACCAACACGTGGTGCAAGAAGCTTTATTTGAGTTTTTGGTACTGCCCTGCGAAAATAATACCCAAGCTATCAAAGAAGTTGAGATTACTAACTCTTTGAACCGCCCGGTATTTCGGGCGAAAAACTCCTTTGGGTACGACATCCTCTGTTTCCGGGTTGATGAGCCTTTCATTTACTTAGGTTTTACGGCTGCCTGTTTGGTAGAAAAACAGGAAAATATTCTGCCTTCAGTAGAAGAGAGTTTGTCTCAGGAAGAAGAGCAGCAAGTGCTACGATCAGAAGACTTTCTGGTAGACCACTACCTGCACATTATGCCCACGGATCTCACCCGATTGCCGGAAGGGCAGATTCCCGAAACGCTGCTTTACCAAAAAGACCAGCCATTATTTAGCTACGTTAATTATCTCAATCAATCTATTTACGGAATGATGGAGTACCAGTCCGGAGTAACAACTTTCACTACTCCGGCCACCAAGGTCTTGGCGAACCCACGCGGTGTTTGCCAGGATTATACCCATCTGATGCTAGGCATTCTGCGCCAGCAGAAATTCCCTTGTCGTTACGTTTCGGGCTACCTCAACCAAGACAAAGGACAAGCTATGATGGGTTCGGCGCAAACCCATGCCTGGCTAGAGGCATTCGTTCCAAACATAGGCTGGGTAGGTTTTGACCCCACCAACAATCGCATGACTGACGAGCACCATATCAAAATTGCCGATGGCCTCGATTACCGCGACTGTAGCCCCCTCAAAGGCCATATCCGCCCTGGAGTAGAAAACCAGACTAACCACATCGTACACGTGGTAGAGCAATAG
- a CDS encoding alpha-E domain-containing protein, with translation MLSRTANNLYWMGRYAERIGQLAQYVSAQYLSSSDIPPSLNKRMVLESLLRMAQASDNFQERQLPLTDHEVITFLTIDEQYPYSIRNYVEQLRDNTKAVRSSISLDVWEATNRFYHTTRSFSTDELSKKGPYDFCKHCLDNTSILKGVIDNTLLRNYEWSLIYTGMHLERAMQMIQILLVKLEDIKNVPNEKRNPAINNYHWSTLLRSAGGLDMSRNYYYGTRPTRELVTDFLVLNRKFPKSILYNLEKLRNHVKIISNGKPASPDSVEFKIGKLTAHTQYLTVPEIMEQDDTFLPTLHHELYAVGSELERQYFTF, from the coding sequence ATGCTTTCCCGAACGGCAAATAATCTCTATTGGATGGGGCGCTACGCTGAGCGTATTGGGCAACTGGCTCAATACGTTTCGGCTCAGTACCTATCATCTTCCGATATTCCACCCTCGCTCAATAAGCGAATGGTACTAGAGTCGTTACTGCGGATGGCACAAGCATCTGATAACTTTCAAGAACGCCAGTTGCCACTCACTGACCACGAAGTCATTACCTTTTTAACGATTGACGAACAATACCCTTACTCCATCCGAAATTACGTGGAACAACTTCGGGATAATACCAAAGCGGTTCGTAGCAGTATTTCGCTGGATGTATGGGAGGCCACCAATCGATTTTACCATACTACCCGATCATTCTCAACCGATGAACTATCCAAAAAAGGGCCTTACGATTTCTGTAAGCATTGCCTCGATAATACCAGTATTTTGAAGGGAGTGATAGATAATACCTTATTACGAAACTACGAATGGTCGTTGATCTACACCGGGATGCACCTGGAGCGGGCTATGCAGATGATACAAATACTGCTGGTAAAGTTAGAGGATATTAAGAACGTACCCAATGAGAAGCGTAACCCCGCCATCAATAATTATCACTGGTCTACACTGCTACGGAGCGCGGGTGGACTGGACATGAGCCGGAATTATTACTACGGCACCCGCCCCACCCGCGAGCTAGTAACTGATTTTCTTGTCCTGAACCGAAAATTTCCCAAATCAATTTTGTATAACTTAGAAAAGTTACGCAATCACGTAAAAATCATTAGCAATGGGAAACCCGCCAGCCCAGATTCCGTAGAATTTAAGATTGGCAAACTCACCGCCCACACTCAGTATCTAACTGTACCCGAAATTATGGAGCAGGATGATACTTTTCTACCCACGCTACACCACGAACTTTATGCCGTAGGATCAGAATTGGAACGTCAGTATTTTACTTTTTAA
- a CDS encoding circularly permuted type 2 ATP-grasp protein, whose amino-acid sequence MNNVPNLTTLFDNYPQNRGFLDEVFDQDGNVRRHYQGIYEHFSRLPLSDFRDLYDYAKKSSFDQGITFNVYSDSSQGVERIFPFDLLPRIISAQEWKALENGLIQRNRALNMFLTDIYNEKKILKDQVVPKELIFSCKNYCKAMMGFKPYGGIYVHISGTDVIRHKDGDFYVLEDNLRCPSGVSYVLSNRMATKRILPKLFFNSQVQPVVNYPEALLDVLKSVSPPGADQPVCVLLTPGVFNSAYYEHSFLALQMGVQLVEPQDLYVDNNFVYMKTMHGPKKVDVVYRRIDDDFIDPLVFRSDSVLGVPGIVHAFREGNVTLANAPGTGVADDKAVYTYVPDIIRYYLSEEPLLKNVHTYRCEKDDDFQYVLEHLQELVVKPVDESGGYGVFIGNRASRQELADFKEVLKSNRRKYIGQPTMALSVHTTYIEDEQQFEPRHIDLRTFALTGHEIEYVCQGGLTRVALRRGNLVVNSSQGGGSKDTWVLQEEENIN is encoded by the coding sequence ATGAATAATGTACCTAACCTGACCACCTTGTTTGATAATTACCCGCAAAATCGGGGTTTTCTTGATGAAGTATTTGACCAAGATGGTAACGTCCGCCGCCACTACCAAGGCATTTATGAGCACTTTTCCCGCTTACCTCTTTCCGACTTTCGCGATCTATACGACTATGCCAAAAAATCTTCCTTTGATCAGGGCATTACGTTTAACGTATATTCGGATTCTTCTCAGGGTGTAGAGCGAATCTTCCCTTTTGATCTACTACCTCGTATCATCTCTGCTCAGGAATGGAAAGCACTGGAGAATGGTTTAATCCAGCGCAATCGGGCACTCAATATGTTCCTGACGGATATTTACAACGAAAAGAAGATACTAAAAGACCAAGTAGTGCCCAAGGAGCTAATATTCTCTTGCAAGAACTACTGCAAGGCCATGATGGGCTTCAAGCCCTACGGCGGAATTTATGTGCATATCTCAGGTACAGATGTGATTCGGCACAAAGACGGGGATTTTTATGTACTGGAGGATAACCTCCGCTGTCCTTCAGGAGTCAGCTACGTACTCTCCAATCGTATGGCAACCAAACGCATTCTTCCCAAGCTTTTCTTCAATAGCCAGGTACAGCCCGTAGTCAACTATCCCGAGGCATTACTGGATGTGCTGAAGAGCGTGTCGCCTCCAGGAGCTGACCAACCGGTTTGTGTATTACTTACACCAGGGGTATTCAACTCAGCATATTATGAGCATTCATTCTTAGCCTTACAAATGGGGGTACAGTTAGTGGAACCCCAGGATTTGTACGTAGACAACAACTTCGTCTACATGAAAACCATGCACGGCCCCAAGAAAGTAGACGTAGTGTACCGCCGAATTGACGATGACTTTATCGATCCACTAGTCTTCCGGTCTGACTCAGTGTTAGGTGTACCTGGTATCGTTCATGCCTTCCGAGAAGGAAACGTGACGCTGGCTAATGCACCGGGCACTGGCGTAGCCGACGATAAGGCCGTCTACACTTACGTACCCGATATTATTCGCTACTACCTCAGTGAGGAGCCTTTGCTTAAAAATGTACATACCTACCGCTGCGAGAAAGATGACGACTTTCAGTACGTGTTAGAGCATTTACAGGAATTAGTGGTAAAACCGGTAGATGAGTCGGGCGGCTACGGAGTATTTATTGGCAACCGTGCCTCACGTCAGGAGCTAGCTGATTTCAAAGAAGTGCTGAAGAGCAATCGCCGCAAATATATTGGGCAACCTACAATGGCACTGTCGGTACACACCACCTACATTGAAGACGAGCAGCAGTTTGAGCCTCGCCATATCGACTTACGTACCTTTGCTCTCACGGGGCACGAGATAGAATACGTCTGCCAAGGTGGACTTACTCGGGTGGCTCTTCGCCGGGGTAACCTGGTAGTAAACTCATCGCAAGGAGGAGGGTCAAAAGATACCTGGGTATTGCAAGAAGAAGAGAATATTAATTAA
- a CDS encoding ABC transporter permease: protein MFHNYFLIALRNFRKNRLISFINITGLSLGIGACLLIGHYLQFELSYDRFHPSADQLYRITWFSDNPQTRTPHPMAQAMVSDFPEVENAVSLTPLWKEGLTRRTFSFKHPDKDIRYTEKSVLAVDSTFFDVFDFQLLQGNPQTSLAQPGGIILTQSAAQRYFGNESAMGQFLQVNEEGSLVEVVGMMEDVPDNAHFHFDFLLSYVTLKALDPDDTFFLWEDFGHYNYLKLSEQADADALEAKIAPWMIRNKFIEASDEVVQLLQSGQIGFRLQPITDIHLHSHLRWELEPNGHISYIYLLATAALFILLIAYVNFINLSTARSLQRAKEMGIRKTLGALRHHLSGQFLCEALFISFMGMLVALFTLQWVLPYFNQVAGQQFTLSDIFSYQSLIGLTLAVIVGGILSGLYPALYLSAFKPITMLRGRFRSKPAGNWTHKGLVVFQFGIATALILGSVIIFNQLTYLSQKNLGFDQEQVLVVPLNNEELRDKVETLTSELAQVESVAAVTAASNLPGQNFNQHSIWRADDDQQWADASECYVAMDFFSVLNIPFQTGRSFSRQYTTDSLQSFVINASAAQALNLTDPIGQELVWRQNEGVLHGTVIGVVEDFHYRTLHEPIRPMIFQLAPQGANHVLIKLQPSENVPATLASIQQVWETFDQQFDFSFYFLDDSLQANYQAELQMSRIFGIFSLITIVIACIGLFGLVQHITVQRTKEVGIRKVLGASVIEVVKLLSRDFARLVLVALLLALPLAGWVMHRWLQNFAYQIEISVWVYLLAGSVVLLLSGITVVAQTLRVANLNPVKSLQSE from the coding sequence GTGCAGATCAGTTGTACCGCATCACCTGGTTTTCGGATAACCCGCAAACACGCACCCCGCACCCTATGGCGCAGGCTATGGTGAGTGATTTTCCCGAAGTAGAAAATGCGGTTAGCCTTACCCCTCTCTGGAAAGAGGGGCTGACCCGGCGCACTTTTTCGTTCAAACACCCGGATAAGGATATTCGCTATACCGAGAAGAGTGTGCTAGCGGTGGATAGTACATTCTTCGACGTATTTGATTTTCAGTTACTGCAAGGAAATCCACAGACTTCTTTGGCTCAGCCCGGGGGCATTATACTTACCCAGTCGGCTGCCCAACGCTACTTTGGCAACGAAAGTGCGATGGGGCAATTTTTGCAGGTGAATGAAGAAGGCTCTCTAGTAGAAGTAGTAGGCATGATGGAAGATGTACCCGACAACGCCCATTTTCACTTTGATTTCCTATTATCCTACGTCACCCTCAAGGCGCTCGATCCTGATGATACTTTCTTTTTGTGGGAAGATTTTGGGCATTACAACTATCTGAAGCTTAGCGAGCAAGCTGATGCTGATGCACTAGAGGCAAAAATCGCCCCCTGGATGATTCGTAATAAGTTTATTGAGGCTTCTGATGAAGTAGTTCAGCTCTTGCAAAGCGGGCAGATTGGCTTTCGCTTGCAGCCTATTACCGACATTCATCTGCACTCGCACTTACGTTGGGAGCTAGAGCCTAACGGTCACATTTCGTATATCTATCTGCTAGCTACCGCCGCACTGTTCATTCTATTAATCGCCTACGTTAATTTCATTAATCTTTCTACCGCTCGTTCGCTACAGCGGGCTAAGGAGATGGGTATTCGTAAAACACTGGGCGCGCTGCGCCATCATCTATCCGGGCAGTTTCTCTGCGAGGCTTTGTTCATCAGCTTCATGGGTATGCTAGTAGCACTGTTTACGCTTCAGTGGGTGTTGCCTTACTTCAATCAAGTTGCTGGGCAACAATTCACTTTATCCGATATTTTTTCTTATCAATCACTCATCGGGCTTACCTTGGCAGTAATTGTAGGGGGTATCCTATCAGGATTATACCCAGCGCTATACCTTTCGGCCTTCAAGCCCATTACTATGCTGCGAGGTCGGTTCCGAAGTAAACCAGCAGGGAACTGGACTCACAAAGGCTTAGTAGTATTTCAGTTTGGTATTGCTACGGCACTCATTCTCGGTAGTGTCATCATTTTCAATCAGCTAACCTACCTGAGCCAAAAGAATTTGGGGTTTGACCAAGAACAAGTGCTAGTAGTGCCGTTGAATAATGAAGAGCTACGGGACAAAGTGGAAACCCTAACTTCAGAGTTAGCGCAGGTAGAATCAGTCGCTGCTGTTACGGCTGCATCCAATCTGCCGGGGCAAAATTTTAATCAGCATTCTATTTGGCGAGCCGACGATGACCAGCAATGGGCGGATGCTTCAGAGTGCTACGTAGCAATGGATTTTTTCTCTGTACTAAATATTCCGTTTCAAACCGGACGGAGCTTCTCCCGACAGTATACCACTGACTCTTTGCAAAGCTTTGTCATTAATGCCTCGGCGGCTCAGGCACTAAACCTCACTGACCCAATTGGTCAAGAATTGGTATGGCGACAAAATGAGGGCGTTCTGCACGGTACAGTGATTGGAGTGGTGGAAGATTTTCATTATCGTACCCTACACGAGCCTATCCGACCTATGATTTTTCAATTGGCCCCGCAGGGGGCTAACCATGTATTGATTAAACTTCAGCCCTCAGAGAATGTACCGGCTACGCTTGCCAGCATTCAGCAAGTTTGGGAAACGTTTGACCAGCAGTTTGACTTCAGTTTTTATTTTTTAGATGATTCATTGCAAGCCAACTACCAAGCCGAGCTTCAGATGAGCCGTATATTCGGCATCTTTTCGTTGATTACCATTGTTATTGCCTGCATTGGTCTGTTTGGCCTGGTTCAACATATCACCGTGCAACGTACCAAGGAAGTAGGCATCCGTAAAGTGCTAGGTGCCTCGGTCATCGAAGTGGTAAAACTATTGTCCCGCGACTTCGCCCGGCTAGTACTGGTCGCGCTGTTGCTAGCACTTCCTTTGGCCGGATGGGTAATGCACCGGTGGCTGCAGAACTTTGCCTATCAAATAGAAATCAGCGTTTGGGTCTACTTGCTCGCTGGAAGCGTGGTCTTACTACTATCGGGCATCACCGTAGTCGCCCAAACCCTGCGAGTGGCTAATCTTAATCCGGTGAAGAGCTTGCAGAGTGAGTAG